The Coffea arabica cultivar ET-39 chromosome 9c, Coffea Arabica ET-39 HiFi, whole genome shotgun sequence nucleotide sequence TATAACCGATCAACAGCACACATTCTTCTAACACCTCAACgatgttaaatatcttcaattCCAACGTAGAATATTGCAGAAGCTAGCATAGCCACCTTTGCATTTTAAGCATTGAAGAAAGCATACAACAAATATTGTAGGGTGCAAGTTGACGTGTAGACCTGAGTCCCGTTCCCATAAATTTTAGGAACTATACTGACCAATCCATCAACGCAAGTCTTACAATCTGCTGGGGAAAGGTCCAAGGTGCATTGAACCAAACCATATAGATTTTTCGATCCTGCAAGCTTTACCTCTCCTCTGGCAAACAACTTCTTAGACGCGGAAGCTTCTCCTGCAAGTTGATTTAACAATCCCTCCACCTTTTCTAAGGGTGCAATGTTGCTTaggttttctttttccaagATGAAGAATGCCAGCGAGTTGGGATCATCAATCTTGCCAAAGAAATCATCGTCCGAGTATCTCAAAAGACAACCCTGGAACCAAGCAAATGCGGATTTATAAAAGGGACATTTCCCCCGAACCCATCTGACCATTTCAGAAATGCAGGTTTTGCAGTC carries:
- the LOC140014248 gene encoding antimicrobial ginkbilobin-2-like protein translates to MALKLNLFLYILSIAILAEMAAGVDLFKPVGHVCGFPDNRNFTSGSEYENNLNFILHDLSNKTPATGFGLGYAGAVENSNRAYGRAQCRADVSTADCKTCISEMVRWVRGKCPFYKSAFAWFQGCLLRYSDDDFFGKIDDPNSLAFFILEKENLSNIAPLEKVEGLLNQLAGEASASKKLFARGEVKLAGSKNLYGLVQCTLDLSPADCKTCVDGLVSIVPKIYGNGTQVYTSTCTLQYLLYAFFNA